The following are encoded in a window of Qingrenia yutianensis genomic DNA:
- a CDS encoding CatB-related O-acetyltransferase: protein MKDGKHPNPNTIHPIAGYDKEIYVKPTITNPNIIVGDFTYTADSDFESHVSHLYEWNDDKLIIGRFCQIAAGVEFVMNGANHQMNAVSTFPFYTLEGWEMSPLAKTDLPLKGDTIIENDVWIGQNSVILPGVHIGDGAIIGANSVVGSDVPPYTKVVGNPARAIQKRFDDELIELLLRFKWWDRSIDEINRLIPILTCSDLDKVKAEIKKQLG from the coding sequence ATGAAAGACGGAAAACACCCAAACCCCAATACAATCCATCCAATTGCAGGGTATGATAAAGAAATATATGTGAAGCCGACGATTACAAATCCGAATATTATTGTCGGGGACTTTACTTATACTGCCGATTCGGATTTTGAAAGTCATGTTTCACACTTATACGAGTGGAATGATGACAAACTCATCATCGGAAGGTTCTGTCAAATCGCCGCCGGAGTTGAGTTTGTGATGAACGGTGCAAACCATCAGATGAACGCCGTCTCTACATTCCCGTTCTATACCTTGGAGGGATGGGAAATGTCGCCGCTTGCAAAGACGGATCTGCCATTAAAAGGAGATACCATTATCGAAAATGATGTTTGGATCGGGCAAAATTCGGTAATCCTTCCCGGCGTTCACATTGGAGATGGTGCAATCATTGGTGCAAACAGCGTTGTGGGAAGTGATGTTCCACCATATACGAAGGTCGTTGGGAATCCTGCAAGAGCAATTCAAAAACGCTTTGACGATGAACTGATTGAATTGCTGCTGAGATTCAAGTGGTGGGATAGGAGCATTGACGAAATCAACCGGCTGATTCCAATCTTGACTTGCAGTGATTTGGATAAAGTGAAAGCTGAAATCAAAAAGCAATTAGGCTGA
- a CDS encoding ComEA family DNA-binding protein, with product MNKWLKLLLVIVLFIAVGIGGTAVQKFSGRYTDLNRKSKLVSTEINDSATVHVKGAVKNAGTYTLTEGDRVSDAIKSAGGASDGADLDRINLARVIKDGDEIFVPKSGEDFSITPSGAVNINSADVETLKTIPGISDTLAQKIYDYRAQNGNFENLEDIIKVKGIGDKTFAKIKSYITVQ from the coding sequence AAATGGCTGAAACTTCTTTTGGTGATAGTTTTGTTCATCGCCGTCGGCATCGGCGGAACGGCTGTGCAGAAATTTTCCGGAAGATATACCGACTTAAACCGCAAATCAAAACTTGTTTCAACCGAAATTAACGACAGCGCAACAGTGCACGTCAAAGGCGCCGTGAAAAACGCGGGAACGTATACCCTCACCGAAGGCGACCGCGTGAGCGACGCGATAAAATCGGCAGGCGGTGCAAGTGATGGCGCCGACCTTGACAGGATAAATCTTGCACGCGTCATAAAGGACGGCGACGAGATTTTCGTGCCGAAATCGGGCGAGGATTTTTCAATTACGCCGAGCGGTGCGGTGAATATCAATTCTGCCGACGTCGAAACGCTTAAAACAATCCCGGGAATAAGCGACACTCTCGCACAGAAAATTTACGATTACCGCGCGCAAAACGGCAATTTTGAAAATCTTGAAGATATTATAAAGGTTAAAGGTATCGGCGATAAAACTTTCGCAAAAATTAAAAGTTATATAACAGTGCAGTAA